The sequence ACAGATTAACAACTGCTTATCATCCGCAGGTATAATTTTCTTGCATTGGTGTCCGTAGCAATTATACAACTACATTGTTATTATATCATATACAGATTGTCGATTAAGTATATATATTTCCCTTAGGCCAATGGCTTGGTTGAACGATTTAACCAGACACTACAGAACATGATTGTGAAATTTCTTGATCATAAGAAAGAGCAATGGGAAGACTTTTTGGATACATgtgtttatagctataatacctCCAAACAAGAATCTACACAATACTCACCATTTGAACTCATGTTTGCACGAAAGCCAGTGCTACCGGTTGACATTAATACCGAAAAGAAAGATCCTGATGTATTGTTAACGGATTTTTGCAAAGCAGAAGATCCTTCTCTACTTAATGAGCTTCATCATGCTAAGCAAGCAACACTTAATGCTGCAAAGGCTAACATTCTGAAAGCACAACAAAGACAAAAAGAACAGTATGATAAGAGAAACTATAAGCCAGGTATGTAATATATATCTAAAGATACGCCAGTTCAATTTCTTTATGTAGGAGCTTATGCTGTAGGAGCCAAAATGCTTATTAGAGATAATAAAAGGAAGAAAAGGAAGGGAGGAAAACTGGATTACAGATGGCTTCGTCCTTATGAAATTGTAAAATCACTAGGAAAAGGTCTCTACAGTTTAAAAGGAGTTGAAAATCCTGAAAAGGTCATTGAAAGAGTGCATGGCACTCGTCTCAAGCCTTATATGTCTCCAATACAGCCAATACCTCCTAAAGTAAGTTAACTGAATATTTGACATTACTTCTACCTTGGTTACCTCTTCTGTTTATGTTTAGAGTCCAACTGCAGTAGATGCATCTACCAGTTCTGGTACATCATATTCCGATTCATCAagcaaaaatcaaaaatttaAGGATTGTGAGGGTATTTATTTATATAATACATTCAGTTAAGGATGTACCCTGTCTTActaatactgtatgcataattGTGTGTATCTGCATAAATTATGTGTATAGATAAATTTAtaagttatttgtttgtagtaaacCGACTGCAAGATCAACAAATGGAATCTGACAGTACTGCAAGAAATTCTAATTCACCTGTGCCACTTCCTTCATTAAGCCAAGGAATAAGCAAGGAGCACTCTGATGGTATATGTGTATATTTATTGAATTATACTTCAAGGTGTGCACATCGTACTTATTTCATTTAGTTGTACAGGATAGCCAGGAAGTTAACAGTATAATTCAAGCTAGCACACCTCTTTGTATGGAAGAGTTTGTTCCTGAACTACTTCCAAGTGGCACTCGAATTTCACCAATTTGTGGGACTAAGAAAGGAGATACACAGCTTAGTGCTACACCTAAATCACCTGGTAGGTGTTTCAACAAATTTCTGTATTATTTTGATTCATCACAAATTACAGAGAATAGAATTGTAGATGCAATTTTTGATTCGCCTAAAGGAGTTACTAAATGTAAAAGATTACTGCAGTTTTCTAGTCCTGATAAGAATTGTCCTGATCTTGTGAAACCACAGAGGAAGCGCAAATTGCTGAAAGATGTTTTTAAAACTGTAAGTTTGGCATATTCATCTGCATAATGGTGCTGCTACATGTGGCACATTGTACAGAATGAGAGTGCTTGCAAGAAGGTAAAGAGTGATCCAGTGAAGGAGATTCATAAGAATGACTGTGAGATGGATACAGGATCCACTAATAATGCAGAGGTATAATAACaatgctatacagtagttatacagctatacattatgCTACATGGAGCACATGTATAATGAATatatgttatgtatgtatgcacaaaaTATTATCATGTGTTTTATTCCTCAAGAAACAGCTTACTAAGATTTGGAATGGAAAACCATGTCATGTTGTTAAAGCAAGGATAGGTAGAAATGCAGTTCACCACGGAAGTTTCCACAGCCTAAAACCAAATCAAGATGTAAATGATGAGGTTCATTAATGTCTGACATGTATGTGCTTATTTAAATGTATTAAATTCCAAAGATAATCCATACATACCTTGAACTGTTATCAAATATCCAAGGAAATACTTTTGCCATGATTTCTCAGACACTATCTTGCATACTCAGCCATACCTCTGCTGGGAAGCATTCACATCTATTGTCTAAGGTACAGTTACAATGACGGTTAGTAACATTTTGCACACAATAACAAAGTAATTAagctatgtataattattgcaaTGAGAGTTGTTCCCTTGGTTGCTAGGAATCATTGAGCACGTATAAGTACATTGGAGGATGCTACAACCAAGGTAGTAACCATTGGATTCTCATTGTAAGTCTGCTCATCAGTAACATTGTCATCTGTTACGCTATTATGTTTTTAGGCTATGGACTTGGAGCAGAAAAGCTTTTATTATCTTGATCCCTATGGACCTTCACGGTCAAGCCATGGTGCATTTGCTGCTGTAAAGTTAGTTAGTTACATGGCAAATAAGTTTTTTGGCATACATGTTACTTGAAAATGTGACTTCAATTGCTgaacacctgtttatacaggaATTACTTCAAGAGAAGGGGTGAAATATTAGGAAAGGACCATTTAGACATCACTAAGTTTGAGTTGAAGCAGCTGAAGAGAAAGATTCAGTATGATACCTCCAACTGTGGTGTATACTGCATGAAGGTATAATCATACAATCATTATAAGTATAGCATTATAGTTTTTTGTTAGATGGCTGAGCAGCTGTTTCTATCAGGAAGCATTGAAGAAAATAGCCTGTGCAGAATGAATACTACACAAGCACGGATTGATATAGGTGTTGCATTGCTTTCATACTCAGGTACTATAGTACATAATGACCTCTAGCTACAAACGAATGTGCCTGCATTATGGTATTTGATATACACATTCTATAGTTGATATGACCGAAAGGTGTATAATGTGTGGTGCAGGGGAACAAAGTATAAGTCATCCACAATATGTTGATTGGGTAAGACtaatacacaataatatatgcacattttaatgtaTTTTTACAGGTACGATGTGATAAATGTAAGCAATGGTCACACATCATCTGTACCAACCTGAAGCCTGAAGAGGCCAAGAATGTAAAAACTTTTTCATGCCACGAATGCTCCCAGGACATTCACCAGATTAATGACTTTGAATAATTGCAACCATGCCATGTATCTTTATAGCTACAGTGCTTTAGCATTATAATCTTATTTTAATAGCAAAATTCACCTGTGGAAAATTGTAACAGAATTAGCTACGTAGCAAGATATGAGTAACTATACCTAACATAGCTAcagttaattattattagctGTGCCAGAATATAGCTACACTGCATGTTAATTCGAAAATATGAACTTCATACACTGTAGATAACACCTGTGGCAACTTGTATGAATctcatacatgtagctatgattTGTATGATCTTCATGCAAGTTGGCACAGGAGTCATCCACTCGAATTAACAGTGTAATTATTCTAATCACGAATTGTTCTGGAATAGAAACTACAGTATAGTACACCATAGTTGTTTATGCTAGCAAAGAGACGTTCTACTATAGGGTCGGCTATATTATGCTCAGTCCAGGTACTGGTATTGATATAGCTTTCTTGTAGCAAAGCCACGGCATCAGGCATGCGTTTGTGGACGCTTAGTTACGGTGGCAGAGGGATCCCTGGTGGCACAGTGGCGGAATACTTGAGGTAGGGAGTGCCGTTATGGCCGGCTAATGAAAGACTGGAGGCGGACCATTTATGTTCAGGCCGGACCATTTTTGCACAGACATGtatggtccggggggaccagttatgcatgcacaaatggtccggccggaccatttatgacagcataaatggtccggccggaccgtttTTGCCCGGACCATCGGTGCGTTGAcagtagtcacttccataccgccagttgatacacttgcgaccgggatcaagaatattttgatcGTTGAAATTTttccttgattgcttgatttcacctataaaatagccttgattcttgatcgtcTACCATAAAAGCCTCGTGTCGCTAAAGGTTAGCTTTCGAAGGTGCTTGATCGTCACTTTTTCAGacgtcttgatcgcttgattcactgtacaaaagcctcttgatcgcttgattgaATCTTGATCCTGGTCGTAAGTGTTTCAACGGACAGTATTGAAGTGACTATCCCTTGCCGTGTGATCCTTGCTCGGTCTAACCCGTATAAAACCCTCCTGCCATGGCCAGTTTCCACTCTTATTTGGATAATGATAATTCCGAAGCCACCATGCGGGATGGTCTTGAAGAGTCGAAGGAACTGGAAGACGACAACCCTAGCGGCAACCTAATCGTCACGGTGAGgcgttttattttattttgtgacaTAAGGGTGACAATTGTCACTCTTGACGTCTACTAAGTGTGCAAATTATCAAAAATAATCCATTCAGTATGTTCGAATTACGCTCCTCCAACATTCCTGTTGCTATATCTATGAATTTTGTTAgcatgtacgtgtgtgtgtgttcctgTGTCACCTAGCTAGGTGTTTACGCCTGCatattattattagcgctttacagtgaccagcactgaaggtctgacagcaacatgtgctacagccttaggattacctaacctacaaggacttagacctaatgacttgacttactgactgaataaggtgtaacagaaaaggggccaaagtaaggaaaaaaatccctccaaccccaggattcgaactgcacaCAGGTTTAATTTTTgtcgaaatacactataaaaccaGTGCTTGCTACTGTACTAGCAAAGTACTTTTGTTAATTTTCCAACTGTTTCAGGGTTTGGTCAACCGAAAATCATTAGCCAGATTTACTGGTAAATGTGTACTACTGTTTTCTTGTGCCAAGTACATTCAGTTACCTTATCTCACACAGGGGCAGATCTTTTGGAAAGGGAGGGTCTAAATGAAATGTGGGACACTACAGGGAAGACACAGCTTATAGTGTGCAAAGTGTGCCTTAGGCCACTCcgaataaattctctgtttcctgtcctggactcaggcatatttgcatgcgggcaggTAGTCCATTTCCACTATTCCATTTTACGATTGGCACtgagcttttcaagccattattttaaaaagcagcataaaagcatgcttaggCTTGGCTTCCtctttaagttgcaaaaataacacaaacgtgaactTGATAGTATTGCTATCACTTTGTGggcagtggacgggaaacagagaatttaacTGTAGTGACCTtaaagcatgccaacctagggggtctggggcatgcccccatgaaatttttgaaaattataccCTCTGGGATGGAATCTGAGAAAGATTCCAGCATGAATCCATCACAAGTTTTTagtcaactgttctattagaggtgactgctctattagggtatctcaatcttgttaGCTACCTCGATTTTGATGTTATTATAGTGTACAATTGTTGATGGGCCAGGTTTCCAGCTATAATAGCCCTTCTGCTGAACTATTTTATAATAGCCTATACAGCAGCCCTGcacagtgcacacctatgtgtaCTCAAATACGGTGGTGTAGTCGCTAGACAGGATCTCAGAATGCACTCAATGTAGCTCCATGCTGACAAACTCTGAATATTGAAAGGTTTATACATTTAACAgtacagctatatagctacttagACAACAGTCAAAGGAAAGCTACTGTTTGTGTTCAAGAAAATTTTGTTTGATGATACGCTCATTTATACACTTGCAAATGCAGCTAGCTTTGTACTGTTATACAACTCTCTAATAtatatttaattgtgggttttaattagcATGTAGGCTGGCCGTTGGGAGTAAAGCATTATATGATATAGACTGGTGGGAGCTATTTGCAGCTAAAAGTCACaaatagaaagataaaacttcaCTGGATGGGATTTTCATGACATATACAGCACAATCGTCATGTATGCTAAAATGTTTGGAGGGGGCGGTGGAAGTAGtaggggtcaagagccccctttacCCACTCCTAAATCTACCACTGATACCACACTATGTTAGGTATTTAGTCTCCATGACAACAACAATAAAACACAACATTTAATAGTTATGCACTTGATGAGTAAATCACTGGGCATGAAATTTTGTTAATGTCTGTATGTACTAGTTAGTTCTCTGTCAGAGTTTCTTAACTTCCTAATACTTTATTGGTATTAGTAATGAATAGTCACTTAATTTTTAGGGAATCACTGTGTAGCAGCTCTTCACAGGAATTATAGCATAATTTTTCTCTGCCCATGTATACGTTACCTACGCCACAGGAGTATCAAGGTATCTTGCTTGTAAAGACTACAgtatgtgttttttttttgttgttgttttttgcgGAAATATGTAACCAacaattttcacatttttaTTCATGAAATAGGTAATGGTAACATAACCTGCAATTATAATTTCACTAAGTTGCTTTTTTGtaaaaatatcaagacacatggtagtctcttggaatcatttttatactgtatACACCCTCCACCTTCAACACCCCTCATGCCAAATTTGAGTACGATTTCCTACCGCAATCGTGAAATATGAGCCTTCAAAATTCAGCTTAAtaacttcattttttttctttgtttaatGGGCTTGGtagcttagattattctttttgcatactttacaaaaaccattataaaaatTTAAATGCATTGCTCAATTTTCCTGAGCTTTGATACACTTTGAGAACATAGTGTGACacaatcatgtaccaagtttggtgttaatggtcatagagctatggacaatTGTTTGCATTAAAATGTCCGACTTGTTGCAATGCCTATAGGAAAAAGATCCACGGCATCACATACACACCAGTAATCATAATATGCATTTGTCCACCTATCAAAGTGTATCAAtacttcttcatcttcttctcGTTTGTTGCAATGCCTAAATCACTTATGGgaaaaatcagtatgtgtataggttgaccatcatagctcaaacattttgtgatctaaaagaaattgcattgacagctatatagagttacaaggcaaaatcAATGAGTGGTAAATCACAGagtcaaaacactctaatagaacagttactgcgGGGTTATTAATGTTGAAGAAGCAGCTTGCCAGTGTTCAATTcaaaccaaggacctccatactgatccttaaccactgagctgctgctatcatgtcacttaatttctactttacaaATAAAAGTTCTACTCTACTTCTAAACGTTCATATTTTCATACATCTACTAATgaaaaatctagattgttctatgtgtgttctattagaaaaatTTAAAGCATTACCAAAGTACTGAGtctctgtaatacaatactattgcaacttctctagtattccatcgaTTCAAAATTGATAGTATAGCCATTATGGTACAGACCGGCAGGGTAGTACACTATTATTCGTGCCAATTGTCATCATACTGTAATCATCATGATAAGTGCTAGCTAATgtaacttgtgacaacaggctggaaatcatATTCTAGCAttaaaggtgcaggatttgctttgttgaaagttgagcaactgcaacttatcacattttgcGTGAAAAATTGAGATAATCAAATAGCTAGAACAGTTACTGCAAAGTCTTAATAGAAAAAAACATTACTATCGTGTATACTGTActtaacttggaaggaatttactttactattacaaataaatacaggTACTACATACACGTTACAACTTTATACATATAAACATGAACAAGCAACACAGAAGTATGTCAGTATTTGGTATCAGATCAGTAGgcatttttctgtattggtatgTAGAGAATAAGTTTGTCTTATATCATTTGTGGgtaagaagaacaatgatttgagtaaaaacaaacttcaaagccagtttatggttggctttggggtatatacttaaaatacaaatagaattgaaatccatgcaaaaacagccacgCTGtctaaaaagggtgcagccttcaaaaagcttgggtgaaaaagttgtgaaatcaagtgACAGCcataaaatggctgcaataatattattaataaagTTTATTAGTATCATTAACGTTATaaaatggctgccaccttgatttcacaacttttttcaccactTTTTGAAAATTGCACCCTTTTTaatacagcttggttgtttttgcatggattgaTAATTAAAGGTGAAGACCAAGAACAGGAGCCTATATAAGTGCCACGAGGTGCAAATAGAGCAATAGCTGTCATCATGATCACTTGAGAAATTTGTTTAGAATTTCTTTCCTTAAAAATTTCTgcctatacagtattattttgcCACTTGAAGAGCAAGCAAATAGTCCTCTAAGACCGATGCTTATATTTACAGGCTTTATGAACAGCAATAGATGTTTACTTTAGTAGCATGTCCGCACATTGTCACTTTCAGTAGTACTGAAAACAGTATCACTTTCAGTAGTACTGAAAACAGAGACTGTGTAGATAGAGTAGAACACCTGTCCATAATGCTGTAATAATGTCTGTGAGAAATATTGAAATAGTACGAAAGGGGACACCTTGAAGTGGCTGGTACTTCACCAACAGTAATCCATTGCCTGAATACAAAAATGCTGATTATTAGGTAAGTGACTTATGAGGCTAAGATCTTTATTGTGTGAACAACTTGTAGTAATGCTCAGTACTCCATCAGCTTGGAGCTTCCCCACAATTAGAAATGCTACGTTTTAACAAGAGGAATGTATTATATGCGTGTCCATCACAACTCAAGAATTAGTAGAAACTATATGCTAATTAGAGAAGTGGGTATAGCTGGCAGCAGCACAGTGGGCAGTATATCCCTGCCACTTGGGATCCAGTGCTTCCCCAAGACCAACTTTTGCAGGCTTTTAAAATAGTTTGTCTATAATTTATTTACTCACATCATGCTAAAGAACAGCTATTATATATAACACATTAATGCTTACTTACTGCACATACTGTGCATACAGTAACACCCTGCATGGCCCTTCCAACCACTCAGCTGCTGTGACTTCAGCTGTTGACTTGCTTCATGACTACAGCTGTTGCTTCATGACCTCAGCTGTTATAAGTTCCATTATATACCGGTAGCTAAAAAACATGATTACTTGCTTCTTCTCCAGATTTTCGTGTATAAACGAGAAGTAATTTTTATTGTTCATTATTGACTAACATGTACCAAATCACTGCATTGGCAAGCTATATAATACTTATACCTTAGCCAGATAATTTCCTGCATGTGTTGAAACAACCTCTCAGCATTATAATGTGCACATGATTTGATGCTGTAGCCTGCATGGGTAAAGAACAGGGGTGTacccagacttttggtgatgccagggcctaacTACATGAGACTGTAGCTAGTGGTGTATCTAGACTATCTAGTTAGGTAAGGTACAAGGGCAAAAAAGGTAACTGCCTGCTTACAATGGCATTGGCAGACCTCCACCAAATTACTGATATAGTGCATAAAAATcctttattaattttataacttcatagtttgctacactgcttctctgaatattgtgactgctttattagaagaattgactgttctatcagagtatccaTCAATCTTGGTATTTAAAGTTATTGATGCCCAGGCCACCCTCTGGCTGCACCTCTGGCAAATAATGATACCAGCAGGGATGAAAAAAGAATTAATCATTTGCCTGGCTTAAATAGATAGCAATATGAAATTCAGGTCCTGGACATGGTCAGTAATAAGTTTAAAATATAGTATGCATTTATGCAAAATAACATACCATCTGTGAGACACAGGATTATTGTTTCCATCACTATCCATGGTCCACCATTGCTCTTCAAAAGATCAGAATAATCAAAACTTGCCATCAGGATATCCTACTGGTGGTCTACCAGGATTGATTAGGCACACTGGATCTGCATCTCCTGGAGTGTTCCCCTGAACTGCAATCAAGGCCAccattattatattgtttgctTCCCATCACTGCCAGCATCACCTTTTGATAGCCCGCATCATATTTTTAGTTATTTGATCATAAGTTATGTGCGGTTGCCATGAGTTGCCATGTGCTAACGAAATGTCACTGTGTTAGTAAGATTTGGTACTCGCGTAGTTCCTTGGACAGTTATTGAAATTGTTGATGATTTATCTTTTGAACAACTACTTTTAAAGATAAAAGTGGGATGTTTTGAGTGTGTTGTACAGATGACTGAAGAACTGAGACTGGCTGTAGTGAAAGGAGTATTTGTTGGTTCGTCTAAGGAGAACTTGAGTACCGTAAGTGTTACTGCTTCTGTATTTGGTGTGTGTTCTGTTTTTGGCTCGTTTTAAAATACAAAGTACAAAGCTGATGTGTGCCCCTCTACATGTTTTCCTATCTTGGTTCCAGATACCCATCCAAATACATTTGTAGTCCTAATGCAGGCTCAGCGAGTTTTACACGTACAGTGTGGACTACCTATTATAAAAAACTGTTAGAACTAAAAAGGACAAGCTATTCAATGACATTATCAACTTTTCAGGATACAATGGATTGACCCTACTGCTCATAGGGCTGCTTTTGTCCAAAAGCTATGTAATGTGCCATGGTACGTATGTGGATGAACGCCATAGCACAATTTACCAATTCCAGAAGCTCTATAGTGCTTTACAGGATATAATACTCCTGAATTATCTAAGCACAGAAAAAGAACACTAGAAAATCTTAGTGCCACAGAGTTACGTGCTGGAGCAATGTCGTCATTACAAGAATATCTTTAAGCCAGCTGGTTTCAGCAACTAAGTTTTACTCAGTTACGATCATTTACAGATGCGCTTGCTAAAAGTCTCTTAGATTATGCTGACTTCCTTGCGTCAAAAGCTAAACATCAGGCACTTCACCATGCTGCTTCACATTCATCTAATGTTGAAGATTCTCTCAGCTCAGTTTTCCTTAATTCTGTCAATATGATCCCAAATTCATTGAAGATGCTTGATCTTGCAATAACAGAAAGGCCAGTGTATGAGCCAGTTTTTTGTGAGACAGTAGACAGAAAGCAGCAGTACAAGTATCTGCAAGACCTTAAAAGGGTCTTACAACATCTACAGTTCTAGCAACTTTCACAGTTGGGGGCAATATAGGAAATCACCACTTTATTTGGAGAGTCCTAGACAGCTTTAATGTGCAAGGTGCTCTGTCTGAGAATGAAAAGTAATACAATCTATCAAAGGTGAAAATTCCTCATTATCATGCAAGATCTATATTCCAAGATTTTATTAACATTTATGGTCACTTAACTTCTACAACTGCCCTATATGTTCTCAGAGATATTTAACTAATGATCAAAGTGCTTTGCGCACTACAGATAAAAAAGAAATTGACATACGTATTAAAGAAGCATTGGAATCTGAAGATCATGATATCATTGTGGATTTACGTGAATTTAATGGTTGCAAACCAAATCATTATAGAGTCTTCTGGGAAAACTGCAAATTGAATTTACGAGACTATACTGCTGTACATGAACATCGTCATGTTTCTGTGGTGTTCATGGCCAAGGCAATTTTTGTTAGAGACCTTATTGCTCAAGTAAAACAGTGTTGCCTAGATGGAACTCCTATATCCTCAGAAAGTTGGGTTTCAATTTCTGTCCTCTAAATCTGAGAGAGAGAGTTTCAAAATTGCATTGTGGACATTAAAGAGCAATGAGAGTTGTGCAGAAGCGACTGATGAGAAAGGATTATCCTGATTCTCACTATGCTGCTGCTTTATTTTGATATGAACATGAGATTGCCATTAGATATCGTGCTTAGTGTGTTTTTATTTATTGATGATAAACATAAGTGGTGAACCAGGCTTTCTGGTTGTTGCTACCGAGTGTGGCAGACAAGTAATGGTTTCAGAGAATGAAATAGTAGCAGCAGGTGACC comes from Dysidea avara chromosome 4, odDysAvar1.4, whole genome shotgun sequence and encodes:
- the LOC136254369 gene encoding uncharacterized protein isoform X2: MDLEQKSFYYLDPYGPSRSSHGAFAAVKNYFKRRGEILGKDHLDITKFELKQLKRKIQYDTSNCGVYCMKMAEQLFLSGSIEENSLCRMNTTQARIDIGVALLSYSVDMTERCIMCGAGEQSISHPQYVDWVRCDKCKQWSHIICTNLKPEEAKNVKTFSCHECSQDIHQINDFE
- the LOC136254369 gene encoding uncharacterized protein isoform X1, with product MESDSTARNSNSPVPLPSLSQGISKEHSDVVQDSQEVNSIIQASTPLCMEEFVPELLPSGTRISPICGTKKGDTQLSATPKSPENRIVDAIFDSPKGVTKCKRLLQFSSPDKNCPDLVKPQRKRKLLKDVFKTNESACKKVKSDPVKEIHKNDCEMDTGSTNNAEKQLTKIWNGKPCHVVKARIGRNAVHHGSFHSLKPNQDVNDEIIHTYLELLSNIQGNTFAMISQTLSCILSHTSAGKHSHLLSKVQLQ